One genomic window of Clostridium taeniosporum includes the following:
- a CDS encoding ABC transporter ATP-binding protein — MNSILNVDNLDKSYGEKHVVQEISFKVNEGEILCFLGPNGAGKSTTINILCGILGYDAGEIKYKGINVKECLNKFKKHLGVVPQELAIYEELSAEQNVKFFASLYGLRGKELEDKVTKALNFVGLLERRKDKSKTFSGGMKRRLNIACAIAHEPELVIMDEPTVGIDPQSRNHILNSIKKLSKQGITIIYTTHYMEEVEEISTRILIMDSGSIIAEGTKESLKEEIFDDRQFILELEDDRNLNIDDFYHIEGIKKVEKQADQLTITTLKNVENLEKIISLVISSKAKILNLFCRTASLENVFLRLTGKSLRD, encoded by the coding sequence ATGAATTCAATATTAAATGTAGATAATTTAGATAAAAGTTACGGTGAAAAACATGTAGTACAAGAAATATCTTTTAAAGTAAATGAAGGAGAGATATTATGCTTTTTAGGACCAAATGGTGCAGGTAAAAGTACAACTATTAATATTCTTTGTGGAATTTTAGGGTATGATGCTGGTGAGATTAAATATAAAGGTATAAATGTTAAAGAATGCTTAAATAAATTTAAAAAACATTTAGGTGTTGTTCCTCAAGAGTTAGCAATTTATGAGGAGTTAAGTGCAGAGCAGAATGTGAAATTTTTTGCTTCATTATATGGATTAAGGGGAAAAGAATTAGAAGATAAGGTAACCAAAGCACTTAATTTTGTAGGGCTTTTAGAAAGAAGGAAAGATAAATCAAAGACTTTTTCTGGAGGGATGAAGAGGAGATTAAATATAGCTTGTGCAATAGCTCATGAACCAGAACTTGTGATTATGGATGAACCTACAGTTGGGATTGATCCTCAATCCAGAAATCATATTTTAAATTCTATTAAAAAGCTAAGTAAACAGGGCATAACTATTATTTATACTACTCATTATATGGAGGAAGTTGAGGAGATTTCAACACGTATATTGATTATGGATAGTGGAAGCATTATTGCAGAAGGCACAAAGGAGAGTCTTAAAGAAGAAATTTTTGATGATAGACAATTTATTTTAGAATTAGAGGATGATAGAAATCTTAATATAGATGATTTTTATCATATTGAAGGAATTAAAAAAGTAGAAAAGCAGGCAGATCAATTAACAATTACTACATTAAAAAATGTTGAAAATTTGGAAAAAATAATTTCATTAGTCATATCAAGTAAAGCTAAAATTCTAAATTTATTTTGTAGAACAGCAAGTCTTGAAAATGTATTTCTACGTTTAACTGGTAAAAGTTTGAGAGATTAG
- a CDS encoding prephenate dehydrogenase, which yields MKVVIVGLGVIGGSFAMALKDAGYKEVYGIDNNQETLLKAEKLSLIRRGYTDGNEVLKEADLIIISIYPKLVKNFIRNNIDNLKDGAVITDATGIKKLFINDIVDILPSNVDFVFGHPMAGREKKGIDFASSDVFKGANYIITPTSKNKEENLKLIEELAYEIGFKRVKRINPEFHDEMIGFTSQLPHALAVALINSDIEGRDTGNFIGDSYRDLTRIANINEDLWSELFLGNKENLLKSIESFENELDKIKNAIKDDNKEYLKELFIKSTKRREKL from the coding sequence CAATGGCATTAAAAGATGCAGGATATAAAGAGGTTTATGGAATAGATAATAATCAAGAGACATTATTGAAAGCTGAAAAGTTAAGTTTAATAAGAAGAGGATATACTGATGGAAATGAAGTTTTGAAAGAAGCTGATTTGATTATAATATCAATATATCCTAAGCTTGTTAAAAATTTTATTAGAAATAATATAGATAATCTTAAAGATGGAGCAGTAATAACTGATGCAACTGGAATAAAGAAGTTATTTATTAATGATATAGTTGACATTTTACCTTCAAATGTAGATTTTGTATTTGGACATCCCATGGCTGGCAGAGAGAAAAAAGGAATAGATTTTGCAAGTAGTGATGTTTTTAAAGGTGCAAATTATATAATAACTCCTACTTCAAAGAATAAAGAGGAAAATTTAAAACTAATAGAAGAGTTAGCATATGAAATAGGATTTAAAAGAGTGAAAAGAATAAATCCAGAATTTCATGATGAAATGATAGGTTTTACAAGTCAATTACCTCATGCACTAGCAGTAGCACTTATTAATAGCGATATAGAGGGTAGAGATACTGGGAATTTTATTGGTGATAGCTATAGAGATTTAACAAGAATAGCTAATATAAATGAAGACTTATGGAGTGAACTTTTTCTAGGTAATAAAGAAAATTTACTTAAATCCATAGAATCTTTTGAAAATGAATTAGATAAAATAAAGAATGCAATTAAAGATGATAATAAAGAATATTTAAAAGAATTATTTATAAAATCAACTAAAAGACGTGAAAAATTATAA